Proteins from a genomic interval of Nautilia sp. PV-1:
- a CDS encoding thioesterase family protein, whose amino-acid sequence MEPKIFEKHIVVKKEDIDFNGHVNNLKYLEWMINIAMEHSTHEGFGVDYYKKHGVSWVARKHCIEYRLPAFEGDELILKTWIDEVKKLLVIRKYEIYKNDKLITSGFSEWVFVDFKTQRPKKIPEDIIKKFIIE is encoded by the coding sequence ATGGAGCCTAAAATTTTTGAAAAACATATTGTCGTAAAAAAAGAAGATATTGATTTTAATGGACATGTAAACAATCTGAAATACCTTGAATGGATGATAAACATAGCTATGGAACATTCTACGCATGAAGGTTTCGGAGTCGATTATTATAAAAAGCACGGTGTGAGCTGGGTAGCCAGGAAACACTGCATAGAATACAGACTTCCGGCATTTGAGGGAGATGAACTTATATTAAAAACATGGATTGATGAGGTTAAAAAACTGCTTGTAATCAGAAAATACGAAATTTACAAAAACGATAAACTGATCACATCCGGATTTAGCGAATGGGTTTTTGTAGATTTTAAAACACAAAGACCGAAAAAAATTCCGGAAGATATTATAAAAAAATTTATTATAGAATAA
- a CDS encoding NADH-quinone oxidoreductase subunit B family protein: MLRFWEKRIKTGILTENPEFDKELEQIKKQIKDKIKKHFAGSLAIRMVDSGSCNACEAECNALSNPYYDLERLGIHFVASPRHADVMLLSGVMTMNMYHHAIDCYNQMPSPKWVIAVGDCVKDLGVFEKTYAIKGNDLKIDYFIPGCPPSPKDIIKGILEFLKNFE, encoded by the coding sequence ATGCTTAGATTCTGGGAAAAAAGAATAAAAACGGGAATCCTCACGGAAAATCCCGAATTTGATAAAGAACTTGAACAGATAAAAAAACAGATAAAAGACAAAATCAAAAAACATTTTGCTGGAAGTCTCGCCATAAGAATGGTAGATAGCGGAAGCTGTAACGCATGCGAAGCCGAATGCAACGCGCTAAGCAATCCGTATTACGACCTTGAAAGGCTTGGAATCCATTTCGTGGCAAGCCCGAGACACGCTGACGTTATGTTGTTAAGCGGCGTTATGACCATGAACATGTATCATCACGCAATCGACTGCTATAATCAGATGCCAAGTCCTAAATGGGTTATCGCAGTGGGGGACTGCGTAAAAGATTTGGGAGTTTTTGAAAAAACGTATGCGATTAAAGGAAATGATTTAAAAATAGATTATTTTATTCCGGGATGTCCTCCAAGCCCGAAAGACATCATAAAAGGAATTTTGGAATTTTTAAAAAATTTCGAATAA
- a CDS encoding NADH-quinone oxidoreductase subunit C, with amino-acid sequence MRLIARFALDNTEHFEIIDVFDKEIRRQKVDKQNPIVKSIMPKYPSAIWMERKIRDEFGIEFEGAFDKRPLVKHERFPKNIFPLRKDFDKKDVEFDEYKPYKYEEIEGDNVFVVPVGPIHAGIIEPGHFQFSQAGEEILHLEVRHYYKYRGIEKMVEGKKPLEIKKIVERISGNESIAYQIAFMDILAQASETEIPNSLKQKYYTLLELERIIHHLTDLGFIPNDAGFAPALAFMSKLSEDARRVMAKITGHRFGFGAIKEELSVDYETLVDFVNYLKKEVEFFEDWTDDIASLWDRFNTTGALSREKAIKYGVVGVGARASGIKIDVRDNVFYKNFGYKMQFGVKGEVGDRFKVRIKEVLNSIEMIKNFKTDKKEKYILNSFKDGEYMSFVESSIGELFMYMKIKNGAVERFYARDPSHINWQAFHTTIYKDIIADFPLINKSFDLSYAGNDL; translated from the coding sequence ATGAGACTGATAGCAAGATTTGCACTGGATAATACTGAGCATTTTGAAATTATAGACGTTTTTGACAAGGAAATACGCCGCCAAAAAGTCGATAAACAAAATCCTATCGTAAAATCCATTATGCCAAAATATCCCTCAGCCATTTGGATGGAAAGAAAAATAAGAGACGAATTCGGAATAGAATTTGAAGGGGCGTTTGATAAAAGACCCCTCGTTAAACACGAAAGATTTCCAAAAAATATCTTCCCTTTGAGAAAAGATTTTGACAAAAAAGACGTTGAATTTGACGAATACAAGCCTTATAAATATGAAGAAATAGAAGGTGACAACGTTTTTGTCGTGCCGGTTGGTCCAATTCACGCCGGAATAATAGAACCAGGACATTTTCAATTTTCACAGGCGGGAGAAGAAATACTTCACCTTGAAGTCAGGCATTATTACAAATACCGCGGAATCGAAAAAATGGTCGAAGGCAAAAAACCCCTAGAAATAAAAAAAATTGTTGAAAGAATAAGCGGGAATGAAAGCATCGCTTATCAGATAGCGTTTATGGATATTTTGGCCCAGGCAAGTGAAACCGAAATCCCAAATTCTCTAAAACAAAAATATTACACCCTGCTTGAGCTTGAAAGAATAATTCATCACTTAACGGACCTCGGGTTCATTCCAAACGACGCCGGATTTGCCCCTGCCCTTGCTTTTATGAGCAAACTAAGTGAAGACGCAAGAAGGGTTATGGCAAAAATCACCGGGCACAGATTCGGTTTTGGAGCTATAAAAGAAGAGCTCTCGGTTGATTACGAAACGCTCGTTGATTTTGTAAATTATCTTAAAAAAGAAGTGGAGTTTTTCGAAGACTGGACGGACGACATCGCAAGTCTTTGGGACAGATTCAATACCACCGGGGCGCTCAGCCGGGAAAAAGCGATAAAATACGGCGTAGTGGGAGTCGGCGCAAGAGCCAGCGGAATTAAAATCGACGTGAGGGATAATGTTTTTTATAAAAATTTCGGATATAAAATGCAGTTTGGCGTGAAGGGTGAAGTCGGGGACAGGTTTAAAGTCAGAATAAAAGAAGTGCTTAATTCCATAGAAATGATAAAAAATTTCAAAACGGATAAAAAAGAAAAATATATACTTAATAGCTTTAAAGACGGCGAATACATGAGCTTTGTGGAAAGCTCAATCGGAGAACTTTTTATGTATATGAAAATAAAAAACGGCGCGGTTGAGAGGTTTTACGCGCGCGACCCTTCGCACATAAACTGGCAGGCGTTTCATACGACCATTTACAAAGATATTATCGCCGATTTTCCGCTGATAAACAAAAGTTTCGATTTGAGTTATGCGGGGAACGATTTGTAA
- a CDS encoding proton-conducting transporter membrane subunit: MEFLFVPPVLIFILSYFKINRTLMAIISSTIAIGVIYVLFHPFINKYFFVDKLGGFVLTVSSIVAVAVFVSMISLPERINLNYKSIKRFYRFFAVFWLGIIISIVSNNMGLYWIGLEFATLSTVYMIKVKITKEADIEAWRYLIVGAIAISLILFGIILIYASSKDVLGDYAMNFYALMNNTRKINNYLFELGFLFVMVGMFIKMGFFPMNLWLADIERASIYQVGALFSGILESAIILGFFRFSEIEKHINYFHLIGIGYGYILVTLFFISFLLYRAKDFVRLFSLSGIEHMSLIALFWISGGYFAALLHFAAHAFMKPGLFISSQVLEQNKKYLFRGALKNVNKFAAFMIAALFLGVISLPPSPMFFSEIYGFKAMVDVAKDSYYLFLMLFAIFAILGLLSIIFYRFVHIYQDMLYAGDKKEKKVYISEIIAVFILFISTALLLLPQSFDFIEGIVK, translated from the coding sequence ATGGAATTTCTTTTCGTACCGCCGGTTTTAATTTTTATACTAAGTTATTTTAAAATAAACAGAACGCTTATGGCCATTATTTCTTCAACTATTGCGATCGGGGTGATTTATGTATTATTTCATCCGTTTATCAATAAATATTTTTTTGTCGATAAACTTGGAGGTTTTGTTTTGACTGTATCTTCAATAGTCGCCGTAGCGGTATTCGTTTCGATGATTTCACTGCCTGAGAGAATAAACTTAAACTACAAATCAATTAAACGGTTTTACAGGTTTTTTGCGGTTTTCTGGCTTGGAATTATTATCTCAATCGTTTCTAACAACATGGGGCTTTATTGGATAGGACTTGAATTTGCGACCCTTTCAACCGTTTATATGATAAAAGTAAAAATCACAAAAGAAGCCGACATTGAAGCCTGGAGATATCTAATCGTAGGGGCTATAGCAATATCTCTCATTCTTTTTGGAATTATTCTAATTTACGCATCAAGCAAAGATGTTTTAGGTGATTACGCCATGAATTTTTACGCCCTTATGAATAACACCAGAAAAATAAACAATTATCTTTTTGAGCTAGGATTTTTATTCGTAATGGTCGGAATGTTCATAAAAATGGGATTTTTCCCTATGAATCTATGGCTTGCGGACATTGAAAGGGCATCCATTTATCAGGTGGGGGCACTGTTTAGCGGAATTCTTGAGAGTGCGATAATTTTAGGGTTTTTCAGATTCAGCGAAATAGAAAAACATATAAATTATTTCCATTTAATCGGTATCGGATACGGATATATACTTGTAACTTTATTTTTTATAAGTTTCCTGCTTTACAGGGCAAAAGATTTCGTTCGTCTTTTTTCGCTTTCCGGAATTGAGCATATGAGTCTGATCGCGCTCTTTTGGATTAGCGGGGGATATTTTGCAGCACTGCTTCATTTTGCGGCACACGCATTTATGAAACCGGGGCTTTTTATAAGTTCACAGGTTTTAGAACAAAACAAAAAATATCTTTTCAGAGGAGCGTTAAAAAACGTCAATAAATTTGCGGCGTTTATGATAGCGGCTCTTTTTTTGGGAGTAATTTCACTGCCTCCGAGTCCTATGTTTTTCAGTGAAATATACGGATTTAAGGCAATGGTGGACGTCGCAAAAGATTCATACTATTTATTTTTGATGCTTTTTGCTATTTTTGCGATTTTAGGACTTTTAAGCATTATTTTTTACAGATTCGTCCATATTTATCAGGATATGCTATATGCGGGCGATAAAAAAGAAAAAAAAGTTTACATTAGTGAAATAATCGCCGTTTTTATTCTTTTTATATCAACCGCGCTATTGTTACTTCCGCAAAGTTTTGATTTTATAGAAGGGATCGTAAAATGA
- a CDS encoding hydrogenase — translation MINVLIGFFIAVLITALFTNRLFRLYFWYGINSLILGLIGITLGSVYGLNELIVMGIITILVKFLIIPFILKKITFKFKISRDITPIIKIQYLTILVPVILVFTYYLITPVLKTFQTHPNFVAISISSLFLALLLIMEHKRMIAKIVGFLFIENALFLLGVVATNGMPMLIELGVFFDLMMFILIINLLFKYQGE, via the coding sequence ATGATAAATGTTTTAATAGGATTTTTTATCGCCGTACTGATAACGGCTCTTTTTACGAACAGGCTTTTCAGGCTCTATTTCTGGTACGGGATTAATTCGCTTATTTTGGGACTTATAGGAATTACACTTGGAAGCGTTTACGGTCTTAACGAGCTTATAGTTATGGGAATAATTACGATACTGGTAAAATTTTTAATCATTCCTTTTATTCTGAAAAAAATAACGTTCAAATTCAAAATTTCAAGGGACATTACGCCGATTATAAAAATCCAGTATTTAACGATACTCGTACCCGTAATTCTGGTATTTACCTATTATCTCATAACACCTGTCTTAAAAACGTTTCAAACGCATCCGAATTTCGTTGCAATTTCTATAAGTTCTCTGTTTTTAGCCCTTTTGCTGATAATGGAACACAAAAGAATGATTGCAAAAATAGTCGGATTTTTATTCATCGAAAACGCCCTATTTTTACTAGGCGTAGTCGCAACGAACGGTATGCCTATGCTGATAGAGCTTGGCGTGTTTTTTGATTTAATGATGTTTATTCTGATAATCAATCTACTTTTTAAATATCAAGGAGAATAG